One Armatimonadota bacterium genomic window carries:
- a CDS encoding MFS transporter, with protein MAVDVNHRPDSRALAPVSGALAWLMVAHFTNDLYNNFLPALLPILADVHGMTLGRAGLLISISTISGSLFQPVFGYVADSTQLRLIAAIGLSCAALGSALLGMAPSYMWLALVTVLHGIGTAAFHPQSAGFIHLLSGNRKGTTMAVYIMAGQSGQALSPMFAAYVAVRAGLPWVALTAVPALLVSLAIMRVVPWHWRVTQQSGVSAGLQRAVRQNLGGLARLMVLIMTRATLVHIMLALLPFMYRDRGAPATEGAAAIAAMIFAGALGGMVGGYLSDRYGRRKVLFVSFALASPLFLAAILSSGPATMIFLVLGGAALLGSSSLVTVEAQSLLPAHASMAAGLMLGVSMGIGGILVGPVSAIAQAVGIIPVLIVVSLLPLPGSILTLSLAGHDPGKEPRLTPPRAASVHPRDGN; from the coding sequence TTGGCCGTAGACGTCAACCACAGACCAGACAGCCGCGCGCTCGCACCGGTGTCGGGCGCGCTGGCCTGGCTGATGGTCGCGCACTTCACGAACGACCTGTACAACAACTTCCTGCCCGCGTTGCTTCCGATACTGGCCGATGTGCACGGCATGACGCTTGGCAGAGCAGGGCTCTTGATCTCCATATCCACCATCTCCGGATCCCTGTTCCAGCCCGTGTTTGGATACGTCGCCGACAGCACCCAGTTGCGCCTCATCGCGGCGATCGGCCTGTCCTGCGCGGCGCTTGGGTCAGCTTTGCTCGGCATGGCCCCGTCGTACATGTGGCTCGCACTCGTTACGGTGCTCCACGGCATCGGCACGGCGGCCTTCCACCCGCAGTCGGCCGGGTTCATCCACCTCCTATCGGGCAATCGCAAGGGAACAACGATGGCGGTCTACATCATGGCGGGGCAGTCCGGACAGGCGCTGAGCCCGATGTTCGCCGCCTACGTAGCCGTCCGCGCGGGACTGCCGTGGGTGGCCCTGACGGCCGTGCCGGCCCTGCTCGTTTCGCTCGCGATCATGCGCGTCGTCCCCTGGCATTGGCGAGTCACGCAACAATCGGGCGTATCCGCAGGGCTGCAACGGGCAGTGCGGCAGAATCTCGGCGGGCTGGCGCGTTTGATGGTGCTCATCATGACTCGCGCCACCCTCGTGCACATCATGCTGGCGCTTTTGCCGTTCATGTATCGCGACCGGGGCGCGCCCGCCACCGAGGGAGCTGCTGCGATAGCCGCCATGATATTCGCAGGAGCGCTCGGCGGAATGGTCGGAGGGTATCTGTCGGACCGCTATGGCCGGCGCAAGGTCTTGTTCGTCTCGTTCGCGCTGGCCTCGCCGCTGTTCCTGGCCGCGATCCTGTCCAGCGGGCCTGCGACGATGATCTTCCTCGTCCTGGGAGGTGCCGCGCTGCTGGGCTCGTCGTCCCTGGTCACGGTGGAGGCGCAGAGCCTGCTGCCCGCGCACGCGAGCATGGCCGCGGGCCTGATGCTGGGCGTAAGCATGGGCATCGGCGGCATCCTTGTCGGGCCGGTCAGCGCGATCGCGCAGGCGGTTGGAATCATCCCCGTGCTGATCGTGGTAAGTTTGCTGCCGCTGCCAGGAAGCATCCTGACGCTGTCACTGGCCGGACACGATCCGGGGAAGGAACCGCGCCTCACGCCACCCCGGGCAGCTTCAGTTCATCCGCGCGATGGCAACTGA